Proteins encoded within one genomic window of Cucumis sativus cultivar 9930 chromosome 3, Cucumber_9930_V3, whole genome shotgun sequence:
- the LOC101203845 gene encoding 60S ribosomal protein L23: MSKRGRGGSAGNKFRMSLGLPVAATVNCADNTGAKNLYIISVKGIKGRLNRLPSACVGDMVMATVKKGKPDLRKKVLPAVIVRQRKPWRRKDGVFMYFEDNAGVIVNPKGEMKGSAITGPIGKECADLWPRIASAANAIA, encoded by the exons ATGTCGAAGCGAG GTAGGGGAGGTTCCGCTGGGAACAAATTTAGGATGTCGCTGGGTCTACCTGTGGCGGCTACAGTGAACTGTGCCGACAATACAGGAGCTAAGAACCTTTATATCATTTCGGTGAAGGGGATCAAGGGCCGCCTTAACCGATTGCCATCAGCTTGTGTTGGTGATATGGTCATGGCGACAGTTAAGAAGGGAAAACCTGACCTCAGGAAGAAGGTGCTACCTGCTGTTATTGTTAGGCAGCGCAAGCCATGGCGCCGAAAGGATGGTGTCTTCATGTACTTCGAAG ACAATGCTGGTGTCATCGTTAACCCCAAAGGAGAGATGAAGG GTTCTGCTATTACAGGTCCAATTGGAAAGGAATGTGCTGATCTATGGCCCAGAATTGCAAGTGCTGCGAACGCTATCGCTTGA